The following are from one region of the Veillonella nakazawae genome:
- a CDS encoding M20 metallopeptidase family protein: protein MHSRDLIEQYKGYVQEWRRYFHKHPELSNEEFETTKTLAKELESMGVEVHVDTERGIGLVGIIHGDKTGKAIALRADIDALPVHEHNTVDYKSETEGKMHACGHDGHMAILLGASKMLMSMKDRIEGDVYLAFQPAEETGAGAPDFIKFGDWYDKIDAIFGGHVWIDLPAGLISVEEGPRMAASSQITINVKGKQGHGAQPHQAIDAIVVASAIVMNLQTVVSRNVSALDSLVLTIGNIHSGSEWNVIPGEAKMGGTIRFFDPDQEEYYVESIRRVVEHTAEAYGATATLEYVKKVPPTINDPEASKLAERVVIDTLGKDKLSKMRKVMPGEDFAWYLQDKPGCFAFIGIQNPELEATYDHHNNRFNMDDTVLSAASAVYAEYAIAWLKEHK from the coding sequence ATGCATAGTCGCGATTTAATAGAACAATATAAAGGCTACGTTCAAGAGTGGCGTAGATATTTTCATAAACATCCAGAGCTGAGTAATGAAGAATTTGAAACAACTAAGACACTAGCTAAAGAATTAGAATCTATGGGCGTAGAGGTTCATGTAGATACAGAGCGTGGCATCGGCTTAGTTGGTATTATTCATGGTGATAAAACTGGTAAAGCCATTGCTTTGCGCGCTGATATTGATGCATTGCCTGTTCACGAACATAATACAGTAGACTATAAATCAGAAACTGAAGGCAAAATGCACGCTTGTGGTCATGATGGTCATATGGCCATCTTGCTAGGCGCTTCTAAAATGTTAATGTCTATGAAAGATCGCATCGAAGGCGACGTATATTTAGCCTTTCAACCTGCTGAGGAGACAGGAGCGGGTGCACCAGATTTCATTAAATTTGGTGATTGGTATGATAAGATAGATGCTATCTTTGGCGGCCATGTATGGATTGACTTACCAGCAGGACTTATATCTGTAGAAGAAGGTCCTCGTATGGCTGCAAGTAGTCAGATTACTATTAATGTAAAAGGCAAACAAGGCCATGGTGCACAGCCACATCAAGCGATTGATGCCATTGTAGTAGCTAGTGCTATCGTCATGAACTTGCAAACCGTAGTGTCTCGTAATGTGAGTGCCTTAGATTCTCTTGTACTCACTATTGGTAATATTCACTCTGGATCTGAATGGAATGTTATCCCCGGTGAAGCTAAAATGGGGGGAACTATTCGATTCTTTGATCCTGACCAAGAAGAGTATTATGTAGAATCTATACGTCGCGTAGTAGAACATACTGCTGAAGCTTATGGAGCGACTGCTACATTAGAATATGTAAAAAAAGTACCGCCTACTATTAATGATCCTGAAGCTAGCAAATTGGCGGAACGTGTCGTTATTGACACATTAGGTAAAGACAAGCTTTCTAAAATGCGTAAAGTAATGCCAGGGGAAGATTTTGCATGGTATTTACAAGATAAACCAGGATGCTTTGCCTTTATTGGGATTCAAAACCCTGAATTAGAGGCTACCTACGATCATCATAATAATAGATTTAATATGGATGATACTGTACTATCTGCCGCATCTGCGGTATATGCTGAATATGCCATTGCATGGTTGAAAGAGCATAAATAA
- the argB gene encoding acetylglutamate kinase: MKDVTNAMRAHILTAAVPYIKQYTDQYVVVKYGGNAMIDEELKKSVMKDLMLLQLVGVKVVLVHGGGPAINSTLDAMKIESRFANGLRVTDEATMDVVQMVLAGKVNKGLVADLTDLGGKAVGLCGVDGNMIQVHKQNDELGYVGSIDTIDTSIIDDVISRGYIPVISSIGMGADGKTYNINADTVAAKIAGALKAETMVAMTNIDGVLRDVHDPSSLISKITMAEADQLKADGIIAGGMIPKVDCCLEAIKSGAQKVFIINGEIPHAILIELLTDEGLGTMFVK, from the coding sequence ATGAAGGACGTAACAAATGCAATGCGGGCGCATATCTTAACTGCGGCCGTTCCATATATTAAACAATATACAGATCAATATGTTGTCGTTAAATATGGCGGCAATGCTATGATTGATGAAGAATTAAAAAAATCCGTTATGAAGGATTTAATGCTACTTCAATTGGTAGGGGTGAAAGTTGTGCTCGTTCATGGCGGTGGTCCAGCTATTAATAGTACACTAGATGCCATGAAAATTGAATCCCGTTTTGCAAATGGCTTGCGTGTCACTGATGAAGCGACAATGGATGTAGTACAAATGGTATTAGCCGGTAAGGTTAATAAAGGCCTTGTAGCAGATTTAACAGACCTTGGTGGTAAGGCTGTTGGTCTCTGTGGTGTGGATGGTAATATGATTCAAGTTCATAAACAAAATGATGAGCTTGGTTATGTAGGCTCTATCGATACGATTGATACAAGTATTATCGACGATGTTATCAGTAGAGGTTATATTCCTGTCATTTCATCCATTGGTATGGGGGCTGATGGCAAGACATATAATATTAATGCTGATACGGTAGCCGCAAAAATTGCCGGTGCCCTTAAGGCGGAAACAATGGTGGCCATGACTAACATTGATGGTGTATTACGAGATGTGCATGATCCTAGTTCTCTAATCTCTAAAATCACTATGGCAGAGGCGGATCAATTAAAAGCAGATGGTATTATTGCTGGCGGTATGATACCAAAAGTGGATTGCTGCTTAGAGGCCATTAAATCAGGAGCTCAAAAGGTATTTATCATCAATGGTGAGATCCCACATGCCATTCTTATTGAGCTGTTGACTGATGAAGGTCTTGGCACCATGTTTGTAAAGTAA
- a CDS encoding DUF805 domain-containing protein: MKYGALMINFNFFDEWLLLKSNVKNLFLNQRLTRFPYLIGVLFLLLEVYIGNLINLLGIVDSLKLTPNDTFSNYFGRIVLTSDYYIDEPIFFIMTIVINLLGAFTLSELGKRRLNDYSGSALGRCLQYIILIFNILLLGFWGYNQNLTDIDLRVTVDFYIYLFYEYIVLLLLIFVPSNKESNRYGLPNGKQKSGEYNISYEPLYSSSGDKKREDYWDRIGLSHSIDSFRTMFINKLFDYRTRAKRQELYWGVVMFQILTNALNPILFYFYENIFNIDTAIVTSLVIYWIFWLWYMLANISCTVRRLHDTGLSGYWLVAMFIPFINIYTLYMTVFKPSINRVELNSINE; encoded by the coding sequence ATGAAATATGGAGCTTTAATGATAAACTTTAATTTTTTTGATGAATGGCTATTATTAAAGTCTAATGTTAAGAATCTTTTTCTTAACCAAAGGCTAACAAGATTTCCATACCTTATAGGGGTATTGTTTCTTCTCTTAGAAGTCTATATTGGCAATTTAATAAATCTTTTAGGTATTGTAGACTCTTTAAAGTTAACTCCAAATGATACTTTTTCTAATTATTTTGGACGAATTGTTCTCACCTCTGATTATTATATTGATGAGCCGATATTTTTTATCATGACAATTGTCATCAATCTTCTAGGTGCTTTTACATTATCAGAATTAGGTAAACGACGCTTAAATGATTATAGTGGTAGTGCTCTTGGACGGTGTTTACAGTATATTATTTTAATTTTTAATATACTACTACTAGGCTTTTGGGGATATAATCAAAACCTTACTGATATAGATCTTAGAGTGACTGTAGACTTTTACATTTATCTTTTCTATGAGTATATAGTACTCTTATTGCTAATATTTGTGCCTTCTAATAAAGAATCTAATCGTTATGGTTTGCCAAATGGAAAGCAGAAGAGTGGAGAATACAATATCAGCTATGAACCGTTATATAGTTCTAGTGGTGATAAAAAGCGAGAAGATTATTGGGATAGAATTGGTTTATCTCATTCCATAGATTCCTTTAGGACTATGTTTATTAACAAGTTGTTTGATTATCGAACTAGAGCAAAACGACAAGAATTATATTGGGGTGTGGTTATGTTTCAGATTTTAACAAATGCTCTCAACCCTATTTTGTTTTACTTCTATGAAAATATTTTTAATATAGATACAGCTATTGTGACTAGTTTAGTTATCTATTGGATTTTTTGGTTATGGTATATGTTAGCTAATATCAGTTGTACTGTTAGAAGATTACATGATACAGGTCTTAGCGGGTATTGGTTAGTAGCAATGTTTATTCCGTTTATTAATATCTATACTTTGTATATGACTGTGTTTAAACCATCTATAAATCGCGTTGAATTAAATTCTATTAACGAATAA
- the argF gene encoding ornithine carbamoyltransferase, whose translation MKSLQHTSFKTMLQYTPEEIKYFLNLAAKLKADKKAGKEIKTLVGKNFALIFEKDSTRTRCAFEVGAADQGAHTTYLGPTGSQMNKKESLKDTARVLGSMYDAIEFRGFDQADVDTLADYSGVPVWNGLTDMDHPTQTLANFLTLQENIDKPLNEISYAYVGHGQSNMCNALMSGAAKMGMDFRLIGPKQYWPAGPFYEECLKVAKETGATITCTDNVAEGVKGLDVIYTGVWVTMGDTYDMWEERINTFKPFQVNAEMMALTGNPNTKFCHCLPAFHNTETQVGKDIFERFGMNGIEVTEEVFEGPNSLAFQEAENRLHTIKAVMVATFSDYPLK comes from the coding sequence ATGAAGAGTTTACAACATACATCATTTAAAACAATGCTTCAATACACACCAGAAGAAATTAAATACTTCTTGAACTTGGCTGCAAAGTTAAAAGCCGATAAAAAAGCAGGCAAAGAAATCAAAACATTAGTAGGTAAAAACTTTGCATTAATTTTTGAAAAAGACTCTACGCGGACACGTTGTGCCTTTGAAGTAGGTGCTGCGGACCAAGGTGCTCATACAACATATCTTGGCCCTACAGGTTCCCAAATGAATAAAAAAGAATCCTTAAAAGATACAGCTCGTGTTCTAGGATCTATGTATGATGCTATCGAGTTTAGAGGTTTTGATCAAGCCGATGTAGATACATTAGCTGATTATTCTGGCGTACCTGTTTGGAATGGCCTTACCGATATGGATCATCCTACACAAACATTAGCGAATTTTTTGACGCTTCAAGAAAATATTGATAAACCATTGAATGAAATCTCCTATGCTTATGTGGGTCATGGTCAATCTAATATGTGTAATGCCTTAATGAGTGGCGCCGCTAAAATGGGTATGGACTTTAGACTTATCGGGCCTAAACAATACTGGCCTGCAGGGCCATTCTATGAAGAATGTTTGAAAGTTGCAAAAGAAACAGGTGCTACCATTACATGTACAGATAACGTAGCGGAAGGTGTTAAAGGCTTAGATGTAATCTATACAGGTGTATGGGTAACTATGGGTGATACATACGATATGTGGGAAGAACGTATCAATACGTTTAAACCATTCCAAGTTAATGCAGAAATGATGGCATTAACAGGTAATCCAAATACCAAATTCTGTCACTGCTTGCCAGCATTCCACAATACGGAAACTCAAGTAGGTAAAGATATCTTTGAACGGTTCGGCATGAATGGTATTGAGGTAACGGAAGAGGTTTTTGAAGGTCCAAATTCCTTAGCATTCCAAGAAGCAGAAAATCGTCTCCATACGATTAAGGCCGTTATGGTTGCTACCTTTAGTGACTATCCTTTGAAATAA
- a CDS encoding GMP reductase has translation MINTTNIFDYEDVQLIPNKCIVTSRSECDTHVKLGNRTFRLPVVPANMQTIIDEELAEKLAREGYFYIMHRFQPERRMDFVKRMHDLNLYSSISIGVKPEEFALVDEFKKANLTPEYITIDIAHGHSNAVIDMIQYIKKNLPGTFVIAGNVGTPEAVRELENAGADATKVGIGPGKVCITKLKTGFGTGGWQLAAVRWCAKAATKPIIADGGIRDHGDIAKSIRFGATMVMIGSLFAGHEESPGEEKIVDGKAVKEYFGSASEFQKGERKNVEGKKIFIDSKGSIFDTLVEMEQDLQSAISYAGGTTLQAIRKVDYVLVKNSIFNGDR, from the coding sequence ATGATTAATACAACGAACATCTTTGATTATGAAGACGTGCAATTAATTCCTAATAAATGTATCGTAACTAGCCGTAGCGAATGTGATACACATGTTAAATTAGGTAATCGCACATTCCGCTTGCCAGTAGTTCCTGCAAATATGCAAACTATTATCGACGAAGAATTGGCAGAAAAATTAGCTCGTGAAGGTTATTTCTATATCATGCATCGTTTCCAACCAGAACGTCGTATGGATTTTGTTAAACGCATGCACGACCTTAATTTATATTCTTCTATTTCCATTGGTGTAAAACCAGAAGAATTTGCTTTAGTTGATGAATTCAAAAAAGCAAATTTAACACCTGAATACATTACAATCGATATTGCACATGGTCACTCCAACGCTGTAATCGATATGATTCAATACATCAAAAAGAACTTGCCTGGAACTTTCGTTATCGCTGGTAACGTAGGTACACCAGAAGCAGTTCGTGAACTTGAAAATGCTGGTGCAGATGCAACTAAAGTTGGTATCGGTCCTGGTAAAGTTTGTATCACTAAATTAAAAACTGGCTTCGGTACTGGTGGTTGGCAATTGGCTGCCGTTCGCTGGTGCGCAAAAGCAGCTACTAAACCTATCATCGCTGACGGTGGTATCCGCGATCATGGCGACATCGCTAAATCCATTCGCTTTGGTGCTACTATGGTTATGATTGGTTCCCTATTCGCTGGTCATGAAGAATCTCCAGGGGAAGAAAAGATTGTTGACGGCAAAGCAGTAAAAGAATACTTTGGTTCTGCTTCTGAGTTCCAAAAAGGTGAACGCAAAAACGTAGAAGGCAAAAAAATCTTCATCGATTCCAAAGGTTCTATCTTTGATACATTAGTTGAAATGGAACAAGATTTGCAATCCGCGATTTCTTACGCTGGTGGTACTACGCTACAAGCAATCCGCAAAGTAGACTATGTACTTGTTAAAAACTCCATCTTCAACGGTGACCGTTAA
- a CDS encoding aspartate aminotransferase family protein — protein sequence MSNTIDFEQQDKEYIANTYGRFNVCFEKGKGSLLWDVNGKKYIDLGSGIGVTAFGVDDDEWTEAVTKQSHALNHISNLYYSLPQIELAKQLCAKTGMKKVFFSNSGAESNECAIKAARKYSHDKYGEGRHVIVTLVNSFHGRTITTLSATGQDVFHQHFFPFTEGFIHTPANDIDAALKALDNPAVCAIMMEPIQGEGGVMPLDKEFVQAVTKYAHEHDQLVLIDEVQTGNGRTGSLYAYQQFGIEPDVVSTAKGLAGGLPMGATLFNEKMQYVLNAGAHATTFGGNPICAAAGNTIINRLTPEFLDSVKAKGDYVKTTLVGKPGILGVSGMGLMLGIETTVDPKAVIPKCLEKGVVCLSAKNKVRLLPALNIPQDQLEKAITILAEAIEELAAK from the coding sequence ATGAGTAATACAATCGATTTTGAACAACAAGATAAAGAATATATAGCCAATACGTATGGCCGGTTTAACGTATGTTTTGAAAAGGGGAAAGGGTCCCTTTTATGGGATGTAAATGGTAAAAAATACATCGATCTTGGATCTGGTATCGGCGTAACAGCCTTTGGTGTCGATGACGATGAATGGACAGAGGCCGTGACAAAACAATCTCATGCGTTGAACCACATTTCAAATTTATACTATTCTTTGCCACAAATTGAATTGGCAAAACAACTGTGTGCTAAAACAGGTATGAAGAAGGTATTCTTCTCTAACTCTGGTGCAGAGTCTAATGAATGTGCCATCAAAGCAGCTCGTAAATATAGCCATGACAAATACGGTGAAGGTCGTCATGTCATCGTCACCTTGGTTAATAGCTTCCACGGTCGTACTATTACTACCTTGTCTGCTACAGGCCAAGATGTATTCCATCAACATTTCTTCCCATTTACAGAAGGTTTTATTCATACACCCGCTAATGATATTGATGCGGCATTAAAAGCACTTGATAATCCAGCAGTTTGTGCCATCATGATGGAACCTATTCAAGGTGAAGGTGGCGTTATGCCACTAGATAAAGAGTTCGTACAAGCAGTAACAAAATATGCTCATGAACACGATCAACTCGTATTAATCGATGAAGTACAAACTGGTAATGGCCGTACTGGTAGTCTATATGCATACCAACAATTTGGCATTGAGCCAGATGTAGTATCTACTGCAAAAGGTTTAGCAGGTGGTCTTCCTATGGGTGCTACATTATTCAATGAAAAGATGCAATATGTGTTAAATGCTGGTGCACATGCTACAACCTTTGGGGGCAATCCAATCTGTGCGGCAGCAGGCAATACTATAATTAATCGTTTAACACCAGAATTCTTAGATTCTGTAAAAGCAAAAGGAGACTATGTAAAAACTACCTTAGTCGGCAAACCTGGTATTCTAGGTGTGAGCGGCATGGGCCTTATGCTTGGTATTGAAACTACAGTAGATCCAAAAGCAGTCATTCCGAAATGTCTTGAAAAGGGCGTTGTATGCTTGTCTGCGAAAAATAAAGTACGTCTTTTACCAGCTCTTAATATCCCTCAAGACCAATTGGAAAAAGCGATTACCATTCTAGCTGAAGCTATTGAAGAGTTGGCTGCAAAATAA
- the dcuC gene encoding C4-dicarboxylate transporter DcuC — MNIVICITIIAITGILLMKRYQPQPVLIGMGILMMFIAYEANWIDAILVESQSTGVLVFDAMDIVRITTSENIVNLGLMIMTCAGYAKYMEHIGAGTRLAHTFIRPLYRLNRPYIVLALMFLLNMGLSICVPNPLSLALLMMVTMYPVLLRLGVSPVGAAAVIATGHLMDVGPGAVSTLLIAKTLNMPVPNYFVGYQLRLYFLVAIVTAIAHFFWQKYRDRVEEPKVIDACESIPEAPIGPKPYMIFPLLPLCFILGFSQYGLPGVKMNVTLAMMLAFGIALFAELIRHRNLRTVLKSTTIFFEGMGNQFSYAVTLIIGGQIFAQGLVSLGLIESLLGALQTLSLNSIGLTSVLGGGMLGLSMVTGSNVAPLFTLVPLVPNIVAHLGLDPITTMLGMQNGASLGLFLSPISPVMVGVAGVAHIKSVDLLKRTAVPVLVALLTSCVGIYVFY, encoded by the coding sequence ATGAATATAGTTATATGTATCACCATTATTGCTATTACAGGTATATTGTTAATGAAGCGCTATCAACCACAGCCAGTTTTAATTGGTATGGGGATTCTCATGATGTTTATTGCTTATGAAGCAAATTGGATTGATGCTATACTCGTTGAGTCTCAATCTACAGGTGTCTTGGTATTTGATGCTATGGATATTGTGCGAATTACTACGTCCGAGAATATAGTAAATTTAGGTCTCATGATTATGACCTGTGCTGGTTATGCAAAATATATGGAGCATATTGGGGCAGGAACGAGATTGGCACATACATTTATACGTCCTTTATATCGTCTAAATCGCCCATATATTGTACTGGCCCTAATGTTTCTTCTTAATATGGGACTGTCTATTTGTGTACCTAATCCGTTGAGTCTTGCACTCCTTATGATGGTTACTATGTATCCCGTATTGCTTCGCCTTGGGGTGAGCCCAGTGGGGGCTGCAGCGGTTATTGCTACGGGACATCTTATGGATGTAGGACCTGGTGCGGTATCTACCTTACTCATTGCAAAGACCTTGAATATGCCCGTGCCAAACTATTTTGTAGGCTATCAGTTGCGTCTTTATTTCTTAGTCGCCATTGTGACGGCTATAGCACACTTTTTCTGGCAAAAATATCGTGACCGGGTGGAGGAACCTAAGGTTATAGATGCTTGTGAAAGTATTCCAGAGGCGCCAATAGGGCCTAAGCCGTATATGATATTCCCATTATTGCCATTGTGTTTTATCTTGGGCTTTAGTCAATATGGTTTACCTGGGGTGAAAATGAACGTAACTTTGGCTATGATGCTTGCCTTTGGTATTGCCTTGTTTGCTGAACTAATTCGTCATCGTAATCTGCGTACAGTTCTTAAAAGTACAACTATTTTCTTTGAAGGTATGGGGAACCAGTTCTCTTATGCAGTGACACTTATTATAGGGGGACAAATCTTTGCACAAGGACTAGTGAGTTTAGGTCTTATTGAATCCTTGCTTGGGGCACTTCAAACATTATCTCTTAACTCCATAGGGCTTACCTCTGTGCTAGGGGGCGGTATGTTAGGCCTTAGCATGGTAACAGGTAGCAATGTAGCACCATTATTTACTTTGGTTCCTCTAGTACCTAATATCGTAGCTCATCTAGGCCTTGATCCGATTACTACTATGCTTGGTATGCAAAACGGTGCAAGCCTAGGCTTATTCCTTAGCCCTATTAGTCCTGTAATGGTCGGCGTAGCAGGCGTGGCGCATATTAAGTCAGTAGACTTACTTAAACGAACTGCTGTACCTGTTCTTGTGGCATTACTTACAAGCTGTGTGGGGATATATGTGTTTTATTAA
- the argC gene encoding N-acetyl-gamma-glutamyl-phosphate reductase, producing the protein MTPYKVFIVGHEGTTGLRIHERLSDRKDIELLATADEDRKNVEAIKEVAKGADIVFLCLPDAASKEIMAAIGELPCKVIDTSTAFRTAADWAYGFPELGADYKTAIATEKHIANPGCHASGMIACIAPLVKAGLVPTDYPFTITSLTGYSGGGKKMIGQYESEPKDYFLYAPRQYGLSQQHKHLPEVQHVCGLSEAPIFMPIVDDYYSGMEVTVGIHSRLCQKPISIDKVQQALENFYKGSPIITVVPFTENSNTGMLNANQLSNTDSMKIYVTGNDERIMVHAIFDNLGKGASGAAVQCMNIALGLPEDTGLALG; encoded by the coding sequence ATGACACCATATAAAGTATTTATTGTCGGTCATGAAGGCACGACAGGTTTAAGAATTCATGAACGGTTATCCGATAGAAAAGATATAGAGCTATTAGCTACAGCTGATGAGGATCGAAAAAATGTAGAGGCTATTAAAGAGGTAGCTAAAGGGGCAGATATTGTATTTCTCTGCTTGCCTGATGCGGCATCTAAAGAAATCATGGCCGCTATCGGTGAATTACCATGTAAGGTAATTGATACATCAACTGCCTTTAGAACGGCTGCTGATTGGGCTTATGGCTTCCCAGAGCTCGGTGCGGATTATAAAACAGCCATCGCTACTGAAAAACATATTGCTAACCCTGGTTGTCATGCGAGTGGAATGATTGCGTGTATTGCACCTCTTGTAAAAGCTGGTCTTGTGCCAACAGATTATCCTTTCACTATCACATCCTTAACAGGCTATAGCGGTGGTGGTAAAAAGATGATTGGCCAATATGAAAGTGAACCAAAGGATTATTTCCTCTATGCACCGCGTCAATATGGTCTTAGTCAACAACATAAACATTTACCAGAGGTTCAACATGTTTGTGGCCTTAGTGAAGCGCCTATTTTTATGCCTATCGTTGACGATTATTATTCTGGCATGGAAGTAACGGTAGGCATTCACAGTCGTTTATGTCAAAAGCCAATAAGCATTGATAAAGTGCAACAGGCATTAGAAAACTTTTATAAAGGTAGCCCGATTATTACTGTCGTCCCATTTACTGAGAACAGTAATACAGGCATGTTAAATGCAAATCAATTGAGCAACACAGATAGCATGAAAATCTATGTGACTGGCAACGATGAACGCATTATGGTTCATGCTATTTTCGATAATTTAGGCAAAGGTGCCTCTGGTGCTGCTGTTCAATGTATGAACATTGCTTTAGGTTTGCCTGAGGATACAGGCCTAGCACTAGGTTAG
- the thiT gene encoding energy-coupled thiamine transporter ThiT: MDQSKTRMLAEAGVAIAIAQVLSFITIFHMPQGGSIKAAALVPLMIYAYRWGGARGIFAGVVYGILHFILGFKSSVHYLSIILDYLVAYGAIGVCGYFKDSISGLITGSIVGIILRWIATVVSGAVVFASYAPQGQNPWIYSMIYNASYMVPDGILNIVVLLFIYQGVKRGLGRRG; encoded by the coding sequence ATGGATCAGTCCAAAACTCGCATGCTTGCAGAAGCAGGTGTGGCGATTGCAATTGCTCAAGTATTATCATTTATTACGATTTTTCATATGCCTCAAGGAGGCTCTATTAAGGCTGCAGCTTTGGTGCCGCTCATGATTTATGCCTATCGTTGGGGTGGTGCACGAGGAATTTTTGCTGGCGTCGTATATGGTATTTTACATTTTATTTTAGGCTTTAAATCATCTGTACACTATTTAAGTATTATATTGGATTATCTAGTTGCTTATGGTGCCATAGGTGTATGTGGTTACTTCAAAGATTCTATTTCTGGTCTCATTACAGGTTCTATTGTTGGTATTATATTGCGCTGGATCGCCACTGTTGTGAGCGGTGCCGTTGTGTTCGCTAGCTATGCACCTCAAGGTCAAAATCCATGGATTTACTCCATGATTTATAATGCCTCTTATATGGTGCCAGATGGGATTTTAAATATTGTTGTTTTACTATTCATTTACCAAGGTGTTAAACGAGGGTTAGGACGTCGTGGATAA
- a CDS encoding MFS transporter, producing the protein MNNQVSISTANIRGAFGGFFIPGMYTALWAGFVPYLKAKLSIGEDVLGSMILVLGVGSCLSMAIAGKLVENFGCKKVVLLASFIGMLSLAVVTMCSTIATTTAALFFFGIGVGLSGASANLQAILTEKVSKKHLMGAYHGGWSLGGFAGAGVLLVLLKILSLPVNESIWGLLIVLFIAMVVVSQFMLTFGSDPNAKVVKKSKSPLSFHPIAIIFGLLSFVSYLVEGAVGDWSALYLFEDKGIVIEEAVMGVMLFNGTMCIGRLLGNTIGKHLTSKQVVVGGYLLGAIAMGLIVFLPGYGSMYTYLLLGISLAMVVPNLFSAMGEQNVIPMTQAVATSTMLGYMGILMGPALIGFIAHGTSLTVAFIVLTTLLVVSAGIGKYAYMLMDKSKEAEA; encoded by the coding sequence ATGAACAATCAAGTTTCTATTTCAACAGCAAATATTCGTGGTGCCTTTGGGGGATTCTTTATCCCAGGTATGTATACAGCTTTATGGGCTGGCTTTGTGCCATATTTAAAAGCAAAGCTTAGTATCGGTGAAGATGTATTGGGCTCCATGATTTTAGTGCTCGGTGTAGGCTCTTGCTTGTCCATGGCCATAGCTGGTAAGCTAGTAGAGAACTTTGGATGCAAGAAAGTCGTTTTATTAGCTAGCTTTATTGGGATGTTATCTCTTGCGGTTGTTACCATGTGTTCTACAATTGCTACGACCACAGCTGCTTTATTCTTCTTTGGTATTGGCGTCGGCTTAAGTGGTGCGTCTGCCAATTTACAAGCTATCTTGACAGAAAAGGTGAGTAAGAAACACTTAATGGGTGCCTATCACGGTGGATGGAGTTTAGGCGGTTTTGCCGGTGCTGGTGTTTTGCTAGTGCTCTTAAAAATATTATCCTTACCTGTTAATGAAAGTATTTGGGGACTTCTCATCGTATTATTTATTGCCATGGTTGTGGTTAGCCAATTTATGTTGACCTTTGGTAGTGATCCAAATGCAAAGGTTGTTAAAAAATCTAAAAGCCCATTATCTTTCCATCCCATTGCTATTATCTTTGGTCTCTTGTCCTTTGTATCTTACTTGGTTGAAGGTGCCGTAGGGGACTGGAGTGCATTATACCTGTTCGAAGATAAAGGTATCGTTATTGAAGAAGCCGTTATGGGGGTTATGCTCTTTAATGGTACTATGTGTATTGGCCGTTTGCTAGGGAATACAATTGGTAAACACTTAACATCTAAACAAGTTGTCGTTGGTGGTTATTTACTTGGCGCTATTGCAATGGGACTTATCGTATTCTTACCAGGTTATGGCTCTATGTATACGTATTTATTACTTGGTATTTCCTTAGCTATGGTAGTACCAAACTTGTTCTCTGCCATGGGGGAACAAAATGTAATTCCTATGACACAAGCTGTGGCAACATCCACGATGCTTGGTTATATGGGGATTTTGATGGGACCAGCATTGATTGGTTTCATTGCTCATGGCACAAGTCTTACAGTAGCATTTATCGTATTGACTACATTACTTGTAGTAAGTGCAGGTATAGGTAAATACGCCTACATGTTAATGGACAAATCAAAAGAAGCTGAAGCTTAA